In a genomic window of Nodosilinea sp. E11:
- a CDS encoding glycosyltransferase: MRHLYFLVPGTGKRYHCGGLFAELKTLKLAQQICSAEVVTYDQREPDTLFLEDLLRQPNLDNSMFVISWGFHIPRLVKRLRGYPVVYHAHSSGYGFNLPGDIPIITVSRNSMGYWGQKRPTGLVFYLPNQISANFTNRQQARDIDVLVQVRKSSDYLLNQLVPALESRCNLVKLTGFVDDLSVLFNRSQIFLYDSAEYWALSRVSEGFGLPPMEAMACGCQVFTSVNGALADYLDPGFNCHKLGVYAVGYDCDRILAALQTPTPLAMTAADLLPYRAESLLPRLEVILAELNQFFDYRAKHPTDIVDLTPARLARLWLQRTTGKISKKLSRR; the protein is encoded by the coding sequence ATGCGCCATCTCTACTTTCTTGTGCCAGGGACTGGCAAGCGCTACCACTGTGGTGGACTATTTGCGGAGTTAAAGACGCTCAAACTGGCCCAGCAAATCTGCTCCGCCGAGGTCGTCACCTACGACCAGCGGGAGCCCGACACCCTGTTTCTGGAAGACCTGCTCCGGCAACCCAACCTAGACAACAGCATGTTTGTGATTAGCTGGGGCTTTCACATTCCTCGCCTGGTGAAGCGACTGCGAGGCTATCCGGTGGTGTACCACGCCCACAGCAGCGGCTATGGGTTTAATCTGCCGGGCGATATTCCAATCATTACTGTCAGTCGCAATTCTATGGGCTACTGGGGGCAGAAGCGCCCCACGGGGCTGGTGTTCTACCTGCCAAACCAAATTTCTGCCAATTTCACTAACCGGCAGCAGGCTAGAGATATCGATGTGCTGGTGCAGGTGCGCAAGTCGTCAGACTATTTACTCAATCAGCTGGTCCCGGCGTTGGAGAGCCGCTGCAACCTGGTCAAACTCACCGGATTTGTCGATGATCTCTCGGTGCTCTTCAACCGTAGCCAGATCTTTCTCTACGACTCGGCAGAATATTGGGCGCTGAGCCGCGTGAGCGAAGGATTTGGCCTGCCGCCTATGGAGGCCATGGCCTGTGGGTGCCAGGTGTTTACCAGCGTCAACGGAGCATTGGCCGATTATCTCGATCCGGGGTTCAACTGCCATAAGCTCGGGGTGTATGCGGTGGGGTACGACTGCGATCGCATTCTGGCCGCCCTGCAAACCCCTACGCCTTTGGCCATGACGGCAGCTGATCTGTTGCCCTACCGAGCCGAATCTCTATTGCCCAGGCTAGAGGTGATTTTGGCAGAACTCAACCAGTTCTTTGACTACCGAGCTAAGCACCCCACCGACATCGTCGATCTCACCCCCGCTCGGCTAGCTCGCCTCTGGTTGCAGCGCACCACGGGCAAAATCAGCAAAAAGCTCAGCAGACGCTGA
- a CDS encoding LysR family transcriptional regulator, which yields MNLSKIKLSQLRTLVAIADCGNFSEAALTLNITQSTVSHAIATLEDELGITLLQRGRHGARLTPVGDRITAHARAMLGLLDTIGSEANQARGVQGGSLRIASFRSVATHVLPGAIARLHRRYPTIAISVHEMDELHQLKQALVKGEVDLCVAETIAGDDVESLIIFEDDYVALLPPGYQPQGSTLTLDELRQRPIIGSSHSSCGLRIRTVLGAQDQPLEIAYCIRHDSSMVAMVQKGLGIAILPRLAAQPVPSEVQICSLPFPISRPIGATILKDALHTPALYAFLDALRETGEFSHIRAV from the coding sequence ATGAACCTGAGCAAGATCAAGCTTTCTCAACTGCGGACTTTGGTGGCGATCGCCGATTGCGGCAACTTCAGCGAAGCGGCCCTCACCCTGAATATCACCCAGTCCACCGTTAGCCACGCCATCGCCACTCTCGAAGACGAACTGGGAATTACCCTGCTTCAGCGGGGCCGCCATGGGGCTAGGCTGACCCCCGTAGGCGATCGCATTACCGCCCATGCCCGCGCCATGCTAGGCCTGCTCGACACCATTGGCAGTGAGGCCAACCAGGCCCGAGGCGTGCAGGGAGGCAGCCTGCGGATTGCGTCCTTTCGCAGCGTGGCCACCCATGTGCTGCCGGGGGCGATCGCCCGTCTCCACCGCCGCTACCCCACCATTGCCATCAGCGTCCACGAAATGGATGAACTGCACCAGCTCAAGCAGGCCTTGGTCAAGGGCGAAGTAGACCTGTGCGTGGCCGAAACCATCGCAGGTGACGATGTCGAGAGCCTGATAATTTTTGAAGACGACTACGTGGCCCTGCTGCCCCCCGGCTACCAGCCCCAGGGCAGCACCCTCACCCTAGACGAACTGCGTCAGCGGCCGATCATTGGCTCTAGCCATAGCAGCTGCGGTCTCCGCATTCGCACCGTGCTCGGTGCCCAAGACCAACCCCTAGAGATCGCCTACTGCATCCGTCACGATTCATCGATGGTGGCGATGGTGCAAAAGGGCCTAGGCATTGCCATTTTGCCCCGCCTAGCCGCCCAGCCCGTGCCCTCCGAGGTGCAGATCTGCTCCCTGCCCTTCCCAATCTCGCGCCCGATTGGGGCCACTATTCTCAAAGATGCCCTGCACACCCCTGCCCTCTATGCCTTTTTAGATGCCCTGCGGGAGACGGGCGAGTTTAGCCACATCAGGGCCGTTTAG
- a CDS encoding carboxypeptidase-like regulatory domain-containing protein → MKRLFVALVMCFALVGFPAQAGAHQVETFYTLDNQLEFQSVFSTGEPFAGATVTIYAPNQPDAAWKKTTTDSEGRFSFLPDESIPGNWEIAIEDSNNLSHADYWTVPVGDKGIIYDGIVLDSTEDVHYRAATALLPMVVSIGGALAWLGFTRRRR, encoded by the coding sequence ATGAAACGGTTGTTTGTTGCTCTGGTGATGTGTTTTGCGCTGGTGGGCTTTCCAGCTCAGGCAGGAGCGCACCAGGTAGAAACCTTTTACACCCTCGACAACCAGCTAGAGTTTCAGTCGGTCTTTAGCACCGGGGAGCCCTTTGCTGGAGCAACGGTAACCATCTACGCCCCCAACCAGCCCGATGCGGCTTGGAAGAAAACCACTACCGACAGCGAGGGCCGGTTTTCGTTTTTGCCCGATGAGTCAATCCCAGGGAACTGGGAAATTGCCATTGAAGACAGCAATAATCTCAGCCATGCCGACTACTGGACAGTGCCTGTAGGCGACAAGGGCATTATCTACGATGGCATTGTGCTGGATTCCACTGAGGATGTGCACTACCGAGCCGCAACGGCGCTGCTGCCGATGGTGGTATCGATTGGGGGGGCGTTGGCCTGGCTTGGGTTTACCCGGCGGCGGCGCTAA